A stretch of Eschrichtius robustus isolate mEscRob2 chromosome 6, mEscRob2.pri, whole genome shotgun sequence DNA encodes these proteins:
- the LOC137766484 gene encoding LOW QUALITY PROTEIN: putative protein ARB2BP (The sequence of the model RefSeq protein was modified relative to this genomic sequence to represent the inferred CDS: inserted 3 bases in 2 codons; substituted 1 base at 1 genomic stop codon), with protein MRPKXGARGRRTKMXRGDRVKSGRGFDDSSEWVFDSQGPERPGNLPLCAPLHPTPLHSPLPSPPPLXPPPEPEPEPMPSQLRAAAPVVACSPPLPEVGDNMLSPPPTLSHRMKIAVARPSPCPSSPPPAGIAVAVTSRPLRLGKWLPVTQELSFRKFIEQSDLLEELKYDFNEKAELRHTETHRPFVFNYYKNVLERNSKRYQVLGHLLEQYIYELLEKVCKLQKVYIPPAADKEPRSFFFMSERALTNHHSALLVLLQDRGVFRAGQWSQQAVIHHGLQHGSQIPCIQMALQAHYDVIVLNPNDNFVDLQTEKEWKGLLTQNVESSSRKMVQTENFLSLQQSLQCIPKRCSNTPEEHMAYIWDYFISKAEGKDVAFIVHGYGGLVFMDLLVRRKWEVMSKVYAVALIDSEHHVGHQLGSDIQLLAWIKHHCREWVTSPKPLDKPAATVLKKEFPMVSAGTEKHNLAPSSSLQSIFKYFRKALKAKAAINFSRVPIVTRSSTKRKQSA; from the exons ATGAGACCCAAGTAGGGTGCTCGCGGGAGAAGGACGAAAA AAAGGGGTGACAGGGTGAAGAGCGGCCGAGGCTTTGATGACAGCTCGGAGTGGGTCTTCGACTCGCAGGGGCCCGAGAGACCCGGGAACCTTCCATTGTGCGCGCCCCTCCACCCCACTCCActccactccccactcccctcacctcctcccct ccccccgcccgaGCCCGAGCCGGAGCCCATGCCCTCGCAGCTCCGGGCCGCAGCACCCGTCGTCGCCTGTTCCCCCCCTTTGCCCGAGGTAGGAGACAATATGCTCAGCCCTCCTCCGACCCTTTCTCACCGGATGAAGATCGCCGTCGCCCGGCCTTCCCCTTGtccatcttctcctcctcctgctggAATCGCAGTCGCTGTCACCTCAAGACCCCTCAGGCTGGGGAAg tggttaccagtgacTCAGGAACTGAGCTTCCGAAAATTTATCGAACAATCTGATTTACTAGAGGAACTTAAATATGACTTCAATGAAAAAGCTGAATTGagacacactgagacacataggcCTTTTGTCTTTAACTATTATAAAAATGTCCTGGAGAGGAATAGCAAGCGCTACCAGGTCCTTGGCCATTTGCTTGAACAATACATTTATGAACTTTTGGAAAAAGTGTGCAAATTACAAAAAGTATATATCCCACCAGCGGCTGATAAGGAGCCAAGAAGCTTCTTTTTCATGAGTGAGAGAGCATTAACAAATCATCATTCTGCTCTTCTTGTCCTTCTTCAAGACCGTGGGGTCTTTAGAGCTGGTCAGTGGAGTCAGCAGGCAGTAATACATCATGGTCTCCAACATGGAAGTCAGATACCATGTATTCAAATGGCATTGCAGGCACATTATGATGTAATTGTGCTAAACCCCAATGACAATTTTGTGGACCTACAGACAGAAAAAGAGTGGAAAGGCCTTTTAACACAAAATGTTGAGTCCTCTTCCAGAAAAATGGTTCAGACTGAGAACTTTTTATCTCTCCAGCAGTCTCTCCAATGTATTCCAAAAAGATGCAGCAACACTCCTGAAGAACACATGGCTTATATTTGGGATTACTTCATTTCAAAGGCTGAAGGCAAGGATGTTGCCTTCATTGTACATGGTTATGGAGGCTTGGTTTTTATGGACTTGCTTGTTCGTAGAAAGTGGGAAGTAATGAGCAAAGTATATGCTGTTGCACTTATTGACTCTGAACATCACGTGGGACACCAGCTGGGGAGTGACATCCAGTTATTAGCATGGATAAAGCACCACTGCCGTGAATGGGTGACAAGTCCAAAGCCTTTGGATAAACCTGCAGCTACTGTTTTGAAAAAGGAGTTTCCCATGGTTTCTGCTGGTACAGAAAAACACAACTTAGCCCCTTCCTCTAGCCTTCAgtcaatttttaaatactttagaaAAGCTTTGAAAGCCAAAGCAGCTATTAATTTCTCTCGAGTGCCCATAGTAACTAGAAGCTccacaaaaagaaagcaaagtgcTTAA